From a single Alkalinema sp. FACHB-956 genomic region:
- a CDS encoding leucine-rich repeat domain-containing protein: protein MPNPTTPQELLRLIDRAADEQWEELDLSGMGLTELPKEIGRLTGLKRLVLGKVEKWERVGNHVLPTLVTNEITTLPAELTALENLQTLNLAGNPFGEIPEVVLRMSHLTVLELVSIGLTEIPEPIGQLTNLTQLSLFNNQIGVIPEVIGQLTNLTQLSLFNNQIGVIPEVIGQLTNLTQLDLSTNQIGVIPEVIGQLTNLTELYLYNNQIGVIPEVIGQLTNLTQLDLANNQIAVIPEVIGQLTNLTQLYLANNQIAVIPEVIGQLTNLTHLSLHNNQIAVIPEAIGQLTNLTHLYLYNNQIAVIPEVIGQLTNLTHLYLSTNQIAVIPEVIGQLTNLTQLSLSINQIAVIPEAIGQLTNLTWLSLSNNQIAVIPEVIGQLTNLTQLYLLNNQIGVIPEVIGQLSNLTDLVLSYNQIRAIPEVIGQLIQLESLSLRDNKIEAIPDCLQNLPQLKTLDLRRNRLPISPEILGPADLNEDPGSVEDIFNYLKQLRSGEYRPLNEAKVLLVGQGSVGKTSLLNRLMHDQYNPNESQTDGLAITRWNIEVNTKPIRLNVWDFGGQEIYHATHQFFLTKRSLYLLIANCRTSEEENRLDYWLQLIETFGDSAPVIIVGNKCDEQPLDINRKALREKYPNIKAILETSCATGQGILELSQAIHHEIAELREVYDLLPLSWFNLKQTLETLDQDFISLERYITLCAQNDITEEIDQDQLIRLLHNLGIVLNFRDHPILQTTSILNPHWVTSGIYALLSDDRLKTETKGILTRADLTRILDRHRYPPNRHHCLIELMQEFQLCFPLPDSPHHLIPAILPKEQPQNTDLPDDTLDFQYHYPILPDSIISRFIVLSHEKIHNQTYWRTGVLLQYCENGDPCNIARIKSDPADSKIFISISGREQTRRAFLTLIRDTFQRIHKSFANLEIGEYIPVPGHPDADPLDYQELLGLEDMGEQIKTIGKLKLRLNLRQLLDGYESMEQRQRRRIQERGDEDYRREYEDMREIAKLAVSRPIHNKAEAVAMNQESKYSNDLRNANIANFANEVRDNAQQNANQYIGTNTAELLQLIASLRQTAATFPSETKEEIEIDLEDLETELSKPPEQRNNTRIKKRLIALFTAATMIAGTVANVTDFTNTAIDLGQKLNLDLPALVGR, encoded by the coding sequence ATGCCAAACCCCACCACTCCCCAAGAACTCCTCCGTCTCATTGACCGGGCTGCGGATGAACAATGGGAAGAATTGGATCTGTCGGGGATGGGGCTGACGGAACTGCCGAAGGAAATTGGGCGGCTGACGGGGTTGAAGCGGTTGGTATTGGGAAAAGTGGAGAAATGGGAACGGGTAGGGAATCACGTTCTTCCGACGCTAGTGACTAATGAAATTACGACCTTGCCAGCGGAACTGACAGCACTAGAAAATTTGCAAACGTTAAATCTGGCTGGCAATCCTTTTGGAGAGATTCCTGAAGTGGTATTGCGAATGTCACATTTAACAGTCTTGGAATTAGTCAGTATAGGTTTGACCGAAATCCCAGAACCGATCGGCCAACTGACGAATCTGACGCAGCTTTCCCTCTTTAACAACCAAATTGGGGTAATACCGGAGGTGATCGGCCAACTGACGAATCTGACGCAGCTTTCCCTCTTTAACAACCAAATTGGGGTAATACCGGAGGTGATCGGCCAACTGACGAATCTGACGCAGCTTGACCTCTCTACCAACCAAATTGGGGTAATACCGGAAGTGATCGGCCAACTGACGAATCTGACGGAGCTTTACCTCTATAACAACCAAATTGGGGTAATACCGGAGGTGATCGGTCAACTGACGAATCTGACGCAGCTTGACCTCGCTAACAACCAAATTGCGGTGATACCGGAGGTGATCGGCCAACTGACGAATCTGACGCAGCTTTACCTCGCTAACAACCAAATTGCGGTGATACCGGAGGTGATCGGCCAACTGACAAATCTGACGCACCTTTCCCTCCATAACAACCAAATTGCGGTGATACCGGAGGCGATTGGCCAACTGACGAATCTGACGCACCTTTACCTCTATAACAACCAAATTGCGGTGATACCAGAGGTGATTGGCCAACTGACGAATCTGACGCACCTTTACCTCTCTACCAACCAAATTGCGGTGATACCGGAGGTGATCGGCCAACTGACGAATCTGACGCAGCTTTCCCTCTCTATCAACCAGATTGCGGTGATACCGGAGGCAATTGGCCAACTGACGAATCTGACGTGGCTTTCCCTCTCTAACAACCAGATTGCGGTGATACCGGAGGTGATCGGCCAACTGACGAATCTGACGCAGCTTTACCTCTTGAATAACCAAATTGGGGTGATACCGGAGGTGATCGGTCAACTGTCGAATCTGACAGACCTTGTCCTTTCTTATAACCAAATTAGGGCGATTCCAGAAGTCATTGGCCAACTAATCCAGTTGGAAAGTTTATCTTTGAGAGATAACAAAATTGAAGCGATTCCTGATTGTCTACAAAATTTACCACAACTCAAAACCCTCGATTTACGGCGCAATCGCCTGCCCATTTCTCCCGAGATCCTCGGCCCTGCTGATCTGAACGAAGATCCAGGATCGGTGGAAGATATTTTTAATTACCTGAAGCAACTGCGCAGCGGGGAATACCGCCCCCTGAACGAAGCCAAAGTCCTGCTGGTTGGTCAAGGGAGCGTTGGCAAAACTTCTCTGCTCAATCGCTTAATGCATGATCAATACAATCCCAACGAATCCCAAACCGATGGTTTAGCAATTACTCGATGGAACATCGAAGTTAATACAAAACCCATTCGTCTTAATGTCTGGGACTTTGGCGGCCAGGAAATCTACCACGCCACCCACCAATTCTTCCTCACCAAACGCAGCCTCTATCTCCTGATCGCCAACTGCCGCACCAGCGAAGAAGAAAACCGCCTCGACTACTGGCTGCAACTGATCGAAACCTTTGGTGACAGCGCCCCCGTCATCATCGTCGGCAACAAATGCGACGAACAACCCCTCGACATCAACCGCAAAGCCCTGCGCGAAAAATACCCCAACATCAAAGCCATCCTCGAAACCTCCTGCGCCACCGGCCAAGGCATCCTAGAACTCTCCCAGGCAATTCACCACGAAATTGCCGAACTGCGCGAAGTCTATGACCTCCTGCCCCTCAGTTGGTTCAACCTCAAACAAACCCTCGAAACCCTCGACCAAGACTTCATCAGCCTCGAACGCTACATCACCCTCTGCGCCCAAAACGACATCACCGAAGAAATTGACCAAGACCAACTCATCCGCCTACTCCACAACCTCGGCATCGTCCTCAACTTCCGCGATCATCCCATCCTGCAAACCACCAGCATCCTCAACCCCCACTGGGTCACCAGCGGCATCTACGCCCTCCTCAGCGACGATCGTCTCAAAACCGAAACCAAAGGCATCCTCACCCGCGCCGATCTCACTCGCATCCTCGATCGCCACCGCTATCCCCCCAACCGCCACCACTGCCTGATCGAACTGATGCAGGAATTCCAACTCTGCTTCCCCCTGCCCGACTCTCCCCACCACCTCATCCCCGCCATCCTGCCCAAAGAACAACCCCAAAACACCGATCTCCCAGACGACACCCTCGATTTCCAATACCACTACCCCATCCTGCCCGACAGCATCATTTCCCGCTTCATCGTCCTCTCCCACGAAAAAATCCACAACCAAACCTACTGGCGCACCGGAGTCCTGCTGCAATATTGCGAAAACGGCGACCCCTGCAACATCGCCCGCATCAAATCCGACCCCGCCGACAGCAAAATCTTCATCAGCATCAGTGGCCGCGAGCAAACCCGCCGCGCTTTCCTCACCCTCATCCGCGACACCTTCCAACGCATCCACAAATCCTTCGCCAACCTGGAAATTGGTGAATACATCCCCGTCCCAGGCCACCCCGACGCCGACCCCCTTGACTACCAAGAGTTGCTCGGACTGGAAGACATGGGCGAACAAATTAAAACGATCGGCAAACTCAAACTCCGCCTCAATTTACGGCAACTTCTCGACGGTTACGAATCCATGGAACAACGCCAACGGCGAAGGATACAAGAAAGAGGGGATGAAGATTATCGAAGAGAATATGAGGATATGCGAGAAATCGCTAAACTAGCGGTTAGTAGACCCATTCATAATAAAGCAGAGGCCGTTGCTATGAATCAAGAATCTAAATACTCCAATGATTTGCGGAATGCCAATATTGCAAACTTTGCGAATGAGGTCAGAGATAACGCACAACAGAACGCAAACCAATATATTGGCACTAATACCGCAGAACTTTTACAACTCATCGCCAGCTTGCGCCAAACGGCTGCAACCTTTCCCAGCGAAACAAAAGAAGAAATTGAGATTGACCTAGAAGATCTCGAAACGGAACTCAGCAAACCCCCAGAACAACGCAACAACACCCGCATCAAAAAACGCCTCATTGCCCTCTTCACTGCCGCCACGATGATCGCAGGCACCGTCGCCAACGTCACCGACTTCACCAACACCGCGATCGACCTCGGCCAAAAACTCAACCTCGATCTTCCGGCTCTAGTCGGTCGCTAG
- a CDS encoding HNH endonuclease, protein MSTYISVTLQRRIRQQFCNRCAYCQSYEALMAVTFEIEHIIPQSAGGETVLENLCLACPPCNRSKANRQTALDNDRI, encoded by the coding sequence ATGAGTACCTACATCTCCGTAACCCTTCAACGCCGCATCCGGCAGCAATTCTGTAATCGTTGTGCCTATTGCCAAAGTTACGAAGCACTTATGGCTGTAACCTTTGAAATTGAGCACATCATACCGCAATCCGCAGGCGGAGAAACAGTCTTGGAAAATCTCTGTTTAGCCTGTCCACCCTGCAATCGTAGTAAAGCTAATCGGCAAACTGCTCTTGATAACGATCGTATTTAG
- a CDS encoding CBS domain-containing protein codes for MFIDTTTLSSAELKSAIVRAPLELSPEATVMAAIGEMSGVRTMCATAKSINHTVDELHLEARSSCVLVVEDKKLLGILTERDVVRLTAQQQSIETLTLREAMTTDVITLQESAFTDLFSAVNLLQQHHIRHLPVLDDQHHLVGLLTHESLRQTSRPIDLLRLRLVAEVMTTDVVCAAPESSMLEIACLMTQHRVSSVVITQLQRSQHQMTGQRAIGIVTERDLVQFQAVGLSLDNCTAGMVMSTPLFSVHPEDSLWVVQHLMEKHLIRRLAVTDDQECLLGIVTQSSLLQALNPLELYKLAEVLEKKVLQLEAEKIELLQHRTLELEMQVAERTAALQAKVEQEQLIATISSQIRSSLNLSEILKTTVDKLRLLFRCDHVAVWKFQPDWSTVVVSEASAQEEKMFLGFQATDHCFATDWLEAYRNGRVRVVEDIYQAEMTDCHRELLESLNIRAKVLVPITQGPLLWGLLTVIETQHPRQWQSDEIILLQQLANQIAIAIQQANTYEQMQMELVERKQVEIQLRESEQRYATLAAAVPVGIFRTDAQGKSIYINQRCCEMIGLRAEETFGDNWQRYLHPDDARKVGQEAIASRQEGRPFRLEYRCLHPDGRLIWVFGQAVAEYDTQGNIIGYVGTLTDITDRKQAELALQQLNQNLEVIVEQRTNELRQSNVQLSNVNAELARATRLKDEFLANMSHELRTPLNAILGLSEALQDEILGDLNDRQQRSIATIAKSGRHLLELINDILDLSKISAGKLDLDVTSISIRLLCEGSLVFVKQQAHQKQIRLASEVPDDLGNIMADERRIRQVLINLLTNAVKFTPSGGQVTLRVAVYAGQSNLGHLEPASIGNIHLPQPFLKRLQDSLRQTASKELPRPEQSWILFQVQDTGIGIAPEDLARLFQPFVQVDTSLNRQQTGTGLGLALVKQIAELHSGMVYVDSQPEQGSYFTVVLPYQMPTIEAVPPREVAPADGMEGEPMAGAQNTVFPLILLAEDNEDNIETFSAYLLARGYRLMLAGNGEEAVTLAQRHRPDLILMDIQMPRVDGLTAIRRLRADSSLADIPIIALTALAMQGDAERCLAAGANDYLSKPVRLKQLLDVMQQLLSPDRSIAPEII; via the coding sequence ATGTTTATTGACACGACAACGCTCTCGTCCGCTGAATTGAAATCCGCGATCGTGCGGGCTCCGTTGGAGCTTTCCCCAGAGGCGACGGTGATGGCAGCGATCGGTGAGATGAGCGGTGTGCGAACCATGTGTGCAACTGCCAAATCGATCAACCATACGGTGGATGAACTTCACCTAGAGGCGCGCTCCAGTTGCGTTTTAGTGGTGGAAGATAAGAAATTACTTGGGATTTTGACGGAACGGGATGTGGTGCGCCTGACGGCCCAGCAGCAATCGATCGAGACCTTGACCCTGCGCGAGGCCATGACCACAGATGTCATTACCCTGCAAGAATCAGCCTTCACCGATCTGTTCTCCGCAGTCAATTTGCTTCAGCAGCACCATATCCGTCATTTGCCTGTTTTAGACGACCAGCATCACCTCGTCGGACTCCTTACCCATGAGAGTTTGCGGCAAACCTCCCGCCCGATCGATCTCCTGCGCTTACGACTGGTGGCAGAGGTGATGACAACGGATGTGGTCTGTGCAGCGCCAGAGTCCAGCATGTTAGAAATCGCCTGCTTGATGACCCAGCATCGGGTGAGTTCTGTGGTGATTACCCAGCTTCAGAGGAGTCAGCATCAGATGACTGGACAACGGGCGATCGGGATTGTGACAGAGCGAGATCTGGTTCAGTTTCAGGCAGTGGGTTTAAGTTTAGACAACTGTACGGCGGGGATGGTCATGAGTACTCCGCTATTTTCAGTCCATCCCGAGGATTCTCTTTGGGTGGTTCAGCACCTGATGGAAAAGCACTTGATTCGCCGCTTAGCGGTCACAGATGATCAAGAGTGCTTACTAGGAATCGTCACCCAAAGCAGCTTATTGCAAGCGCTCAATCCCCTAGAACTCTATAAATTGGCAGAGGTTCTCGAAAAAAAAGTTCTGCAATTAGAAGCTGAAAAAATCGAACTTCTGCAACACCGCACCCTAGAACTAGAGATGCAAGTGGCTGAACGAACCGCCGCACTTCAAGCCAAGGTTGAGCAAGAACAATTAATCGCAACAATTTCCAGTCAGATTCGATCGTCGTTGAACTTATCTGAAATTCTTAAGACCACGGTTGATAAATTACGACTTCTGTTTCGATGTGACCATGTGGCAGTGTGGAAATTTCAACCGGACTGGAGTACGGTTGTGGTTTCTGAAGCCTCAGCCCAAGAGGAGAAGATGTTTCTCGGCTTCCAGGCAACCGATCATTGTTTCGCAACGGATTGGCTAGAAGCCTACCGCAATGGTCGTGTTCGGGTCGTTGAAGATATCTACCAGGCTGAAATGACGGATTGCCACCGGGAATTACTGGAAAGCTTAAATATTCGCGCCAAGGTACTTGTGCCGATCACCCAGGGCCCATTGTTATGGGGATTATTGACGGTGATTGAAACCCAGCACCCTCGCCAGTGGCAATCCGATGAAATTATCCTACTCCAACAACTCGCGAACCAAATCGCGATCGCGATTCAACAGGCAAACACCTATGAACAAATGCAAATGGAGCTAGTGGAGCGCAAACAGGTAGAAATTCAGTTACGGGAAAGTGAACAACGCTATGCGACCTTGGCAGCAGCCGTTCCGGTGGGGATTTTTCGGACAGATGCCCAAGGCAAAAGCATTTATATTAATCAACGCTGTTGTGAAATGATTGGATTGCGTGCGGAGGAAACCTTTGGAGATAATTGGCAGCGCTATTTACATCCCGATGATGCTAGGAAGGTGGGACAGGAAGCCATTGCATCTCGCCAGGAAGGCAGGCCGTTTCGCTTAGAGTATCGCTGTCTCCATCCGGACGGTAGATTGATTTGGGTGTTTGGTCAAGCGGTGGCGGAGTATGACACCCAGGGCAACATTATTGGCTATGTGGGAACCTTAACGGATATCACCGATCGAAAACAGGCAGAGTTGGCGTTACAGCAGTTAAATCAAAATCTAGAGGTCATTGTTGAACAACGCACCAATGAATTACGCCAAAGCAATGTTCAACTTTCCAATGTCAACGCAGAATTGGCTCGGGCGACTAGGCTAAAGGATGAATTTCTGGCCAATATGAGCCATGAATTACGCACGCCCCTCAATGCCATTCTGGGGCTGTCTGAGGCGTTGCAGGATGAGATTTTAGGGGATTTGAACGATCGACAGCAACGGTCGATCGCGACCATTGCCAAGAGTGGTCGGCATTTATTGGAATTAATTAACGATATTCTCGATCTGTCTAAGATTTCCGCTGGCAAGTTAGATTTGGATGTAACTTCCATTTCAATTCGGCTCTTGTGTGAAGGCAGTTTGGTGTTTGTCAAGCAACAGGCTCACCAGAAACAGATTCGCTTGGCCAGTGAAGTGCCGGATGATCTCGGCAATATCATGGCCGATGAACGACGCATTCGCCAAGTTCTGATCAACCTATTGACCAATGCGGTGAAGTTCACGCCATCTGGGGGGCAGGTTACTTTGCGGGTTGCGGTTTACGCGGGTCAATCCAATTTAGGCCATCTAGAACCCGCTTCGATCGGGAATATACACCTACCGCAGCCGTTTCTGAAACGATTGCAGGACTCATTGCGACAAACAGCATCCAAAGAATTACCACGGCCTGAGCAATCCTGGATTCTTTTTCAAGTCCAAGATACTGGCATTGGCATTGCTCCGGAGGATCTAGCACGGTTGTTTCAGCCGTTTGTTCAAGTGGATACGAGTTTGAATCGGCAGCAGACGGGGACGGGGTTGGGACTTGCGTTGGTGAAGCAAATTGCAGAGTTGCACAGTGGAATGGTTTATGTGGACAGCCAGCCAGAACAGGGGAGTTATTTTACGGTAGTTTTGCCCTATCAAATGCCCACGATCGAAGCGGTACCTCCCCGAGAAGTGGCTCCAGCCGATGGGATGGAAGGGGAGCCGATGGCAGGGGCACAAAACACGGTTTTTCCATTGATTTTGCTGGCGGAAGATAACGAAGATAACATTGAAACCTTTAGTGCTTATCTGTTAGCGCGGGGATATCGTTTAATGCTGGCTGGCAATGGGGAGGAGGCGGTGACCTTGGCGCAGAGGCATCGTCCGGATTTGATTTTGATGGATATTCAAATGCCGAGGGTGGACGGTTTGACTGCAATTCGTCGGTTACGGGCCGATAGTAGTCTGGCGGATATTCCGATTATTGCGCTGACGGCATTGGCGATGCAGGGGGATGCGGAGCGCTGCCTCGCCGCAGGGGCGAATGATTATTTGAGTAAGCCGGTGCGGTTGAAGCAATTGCTAGATGTGATGCAGCAGTTACTTTCTCCCGATCGCTCGATCGCCCCTGAGATCATTTAA